In one Fibrobacter sp. genomic region, the following are encoded:
- a CDS encoding cellulase family glycosylhydrolase codes for MSKIISIAIAGLAAASVSHAALADGGAKFLGNITTSSQIRSDMGTYWNQITNENGCKWGSIHSTDANGNSVFNFNGFDSCENGYKWAKAEPGRTFKFHALIWGSQKPNFLCTKKNPGITKEKTLKYITEWFDAVAAKFPDLEYIDVVNEAIWSGDPVNGNYHSGYSKPAAGAEGISTDDPECGGTYIVQALGGDDIVNNKHQYNFVKKAFEMARERWPKAKLIYNDYNTLSWQMNEGIEMVQTLLKNGAPIDFYGQQAHDCKGMSKSDFESKLTRIHNETGLPLLISEYDIGEADDQKQKNDYANQIPFMWETPWIGGITIWGYINGATWAANTGIMEKDGRKRPAMVWLEEYFANNLDKGKNETATPIEPVPQEPFKGAPIAIPGKVEVEDFDKSGVGKDEAGNSNISYSEKDSENHGDVKDYRADAAGVDLYKKATGIILGYTQAGEWLEYTVNVAETGTYTMFAAVASAGGSAFSLSMDGEAITKTIEVPKAAEGEDNYDDYNKVTANVNLTAGKHVLRLNIEKDWMDIDYITFKAGENAEDDEPITKDPSAAIKPVVQNAQLNTVARDDYDLFTMDGAFVSRLTAYGMDAAVETVKQNGAGVAKGVYFLRSKATGNLQTVRIAK; via the coding sequence ATGAGTAAGATTATTTCTATCGCCATTGCAGGTCTCGCTGCTGCATCCGTTTCCCATGCAGCTCTTGCTGATGGTGGCGCCAAGTTCCTCGGCAACATTACAACCAGTAGCCAGATTCGCTCCGATATGGGAACCTACTGGAACCAGATTACCAACGAAAACGGTTGTAAGTGGGGGTCTATCCATTCTACCGATGCCAATGGCAATAGCGTATTCAATTTCAACGGCTTTGATAGCTGCGAAAATGGTTATAAGTGGGCTAAGGCTGAACCGGGCCGTACTTTCAAGTTCCACGCCTTGATCTGGGGTTCCCAGAAGCCTAATTTCCTCTGCACCAAGAAGAACCCGGGCATTACCAAGGAAAAGACCTTGAAGTACATTACCGAATGGTTCGATGCCGTGGCAGCTAAGTTCCCGGATCTTGAATACATTGATGTTGTTAACGAAGCAATCTGGTCTGGTGACCCGGTGAACGGTAACTATCACTCTGGCTATAGCAAGCCTGCTGCAGGTGCCGAAGGCATCAGTACCGACGACCCGGAATGTGGAGGCACCTATATCGTTCAGGCTTTGGGTGGAGACGACATCGTCAACAACAAGCACCAGTACAATTTCGTGAAGAAGGCTTTCGAAATGGCCCGTGAACGCTGGCCCAAGGCAAAGCTCATCTATAACGACTATAACACCCTCTCTTGGCAGATGAACGAAGGTATCGAAATGGTGCAGACCCTGCTCAAGAACGGCGCTCCCATCGACTTCTACGGCCAGCAGGCCCATGACTGTAAGGGTATGAGCAAGTCTGATTTCGAAAGCAAGCTCACCCGAATCCATAACGAAACTGGTCTTCCGTTGCTGATCTCCGAATACGATATCGGCGAAGCTGACGACCAGAAGCAGAAGAATGACTATGCAAACCAGATTCCGTTCATGTGGGAAACCCCGTGGATCGGCGGTATCACCATCTGGGGCTACATCAATGGTGCCACCTGGGCTGCAAATACCGGTATCATGGAAAAGGACGGCAGAAAGCGTCCGGCAATGGTTTGGCTTGAAGAATATTTCGCAAATAACCTGGACAAGGGTAAGAACGAAACTGCTACTCCTATTGAACCCGTTCCGCAGGAACCGTTCAAGGGTGCTCCTATTGCAATTCCGGGCAAGGTTGAAGTGGAAGACTTCGATAAGTCTGGCGTAGGTAAAGATGAAGCTGGCAACAGCAACATTTCCTACAGCGAAAAGGATTCCGAAAACCACGGTGATGTAAAGGACTACCGTGCAGACGCTGCTGGCGTTGACCTTTACAAGAAGGCTACCGGCATTATCCTCGGTTACACCCAGGCTGGCGAATGGCTGGAATACACCGTAAACGTGGCTGAAACCGGTACCTACACCATGTTTGCCGCTGTGGCTTCTGCTGGTGGCTCCGCATTCTCCCTCTCCATGGATGGCGAAGCTATCACCAAGACCATCGAGGTCCCCAAGGCTGCTGAAGGTGAAGACAACTACGATGACTACAACAAGGTCACCGCAAACGTGAACCTCACCGCAGGTAAGCACGTCCTCCGCCTCAACATCGAAAAGGACTGGATGGATATCGACTACATCACCTTCAAGGCCGGCGAAAATGCCGAAGATGATGAGCCCATCACCAAGGACCCCTCCGCAGCCATCAAGCCTGTTGTGCAGAATGCCCAGCTTAACACGGTCGCCCGCGATGACTACGACCTGTTCACCATGGATGGTGCTTTTGTAAGCCGTCTTACCGCCTACGGTATGGATGCCGCTGTTGAAACGGTCAAGCAGAATGGTGCTGGTGTGGCCAAGGGTGTTTACTTCCTCCGCTCCAAGGCCACGGGCAATCTTCAGACCGTCCGTATCGCAAAGTAA